The Carnobacterium divergens genome includes a window with the following:
- a CDS encoding CBS domain-containing protein, whose product MDVHTYMSKEVITISQDTKILEALDVMKAHKIHRLPVVEKGQLIGLVTEGVIQQNSPSTATSLSIHELNYLLTKTTVKEIMLTDVQTISPNALLEEAAVRMRENQISVLPVVENQNQVVGIITEKDIFDAFIDLLGYYNQGCRVVVDIPEDHTGILENITHLFATEKMSIDQIAVYRKTGLTQVVIQVASTDDAKIKEMLTQQHYHVSSCLLKNGK is encoded by the coding sequence ATGGATGTCCATACGTATATGTCAAAAGAAGTGATTACCATTTCGCAAGATACAAAAATTTTAGAAGCATTGGATGTGATGAAGGCCCATAAAATCCATCGCTTGCCAGTAGTTGAAAAGGGGCAGTTAATTGGGTTAGTAACAGAAGGTGTAATTCAACAAAATTCACCATCTACTGCAACCAGCTTAAGCATTCATGAATTAAACTATCTGTTGACTAAAACGACGGTTAAGGAAATTATGCTAACCGATGTTCAAACGATTTCCCCAAATGCTTTACTAGAAGAGGCTGCGGTAAGAATGCGAGAGAATCAGATTAGTGTCTTACCAGTCGTTGAAAACCAAAATCAAGTAGTGGGAATCATCACAGAAAAGGATATTTTTGATGCATTTATTGATTTACTAGGTTATTACAATCAAGGCTGTCGCGTTGTAGTAGATATTCCAGAAGATCATACTGGTATTTTAGAAAACATTACTCACTTATTTGCCACAGAAAAGATGAGTATCGATCAAATTGCCGTATATCGTAAGACTGGGTTAACGCAAGTCGTGATTCAAGTGGCAAGTACCGATGATGCGAAAATTAAAGAGATGTTAACCCAGCAGCACTACCATGTAAGTTCGTGTCTTTTGAAAAATGGAAAATAA
- a CDS encoding Gfo/Idh/MocA family protein has protein sequence MKTVNWAILGLGDIASSFATSFKAPNATLYAAGSRSLEKAKAFTEKHQIENAYGNYDELLNDQAIDIVYIATPHSHHYDLIMKSLQAGKHVLCEKAITMNGTQLKAAMDLAAEKHLILSEAMTIYHMPLYHKLKELIDGGTIGKLKMLQVSFGSLKETDPTNRFYNKALAGGALLDIGTYALSFTRFFLNSQPHEILTTMNLFETGVDEQSGIILKNKDNEMAVVSLTFRAKMPKRGIIACEDGYITVDDYPRATSATLTRPDGKTELIEAGNSGEALNYEATALTDWILANKKDPFLPLSYDVLTIMDTVRERWGLHYDFE, from the coding sequence TTGAAAACAGTCAACTGGGCAATACTAGGTTTAGGGGATATCGCAAGTAGCTTTGCCACTAGCTTTAAGGCACCAAACGCTACGCTTTATGCAGCGGGGTCACGTTCTCTTGAAAAAGCAAAAGCATTTACAGAAAAGCATCAAATTGAAAACGCTTATGGCAATTACGACGAACTATTAAATGATCAAGCCATCGACATCGTGTACATTGCAACACCCCACAGTCATCACTACGACTTGATTATGAAGAGTCTTCAGGCAGGCAAACACGTTCTTTGTGAAAAAGCCATTACAATGAATGGCACACAATTAAAAGCCGCTATGGATTTGGCAGCTGAAAAACACTTGATTTTATCAGAAGCTATGACGATTTACCATATGCCGCTTTACCATAAATTAAAAGAACTTATAGATGGTGGAACCATTGGAAAATTAAAAATGCTTCAAGTGTCATTTGGTAGCTTAAAGGAAACTGATCCTACTAATCGTTTTTACAATAAAGCCCTCGCTGGTGGTGCTTTACTTGATATCGGCACCTATGCATTATCTTTTACTCGTTTCTTTTTAAATAGTCAGCCACATGAAATCTTAACTACTATGAATCTATTTGAAACAGGAGTAGATGAGCAATCAGGGATTATTTTAAAAAATAAAGACAATGAGATGGCTGTTGTCTCACTTACCTTCCGTGCGAAAATGCCAAAACGTGGGATCATCGCTTGCGAAGATGGGTACATCACTGTAGATGATTACCCTCGTGCAACGTCAGCGACATTAACTCGACCTGATGGAAAAACAGAACTTATTGAAGCTGGAAATAGTGGAGAGGCGTTAAATTACGAGGCTACTGCCCTGACAGATTGGATATTAGCAAATAAAAAAGATCCTTTCTTACCACTTTCATACGATGTCTTAACTATAATGGATACCGTTCGTGAACGATGGGGATTACATTACGACTTTGAATAA
- a CDS encoding AI-2E family transporter, whose protein sequence is MTTWEKFRQNASLRRFVVFLVICLVLYLIKEVLSLILLTFIFTYLVMRLVKSIQKRVKISPKIIVVVTYLLIVSLFYFAVTHYVPKLISQTGQMIESVYHFYEKPHNNSVILDWIGRNLDSAEIKDQVKSGIALIFSYITSIGSMSLTFVLSFILSFFFSVEEERVASFSKLFFKSKIGWFAKDVAYLGGKFIDTFGVVIEAQFLIAIVNTVITMIGLYILGFPQLLTLAIMVFILSLIPVAGAFISCIPLSLIAYTVGGFQDVLYVLGMICIVHMLESYVLNPKLMSSKTELPIFYTFIILMFSERFFGVWGLIVGIPIFIFLLDLLDVKTIRRKLTKKESF, encoded by the coding sequence ATGACAACATGGGAGAAGTTTAGACAAAATGCGTCACTAAGACGTTTTGTCGTTTTTTTAGTAATTTGTTTGGTTTTGTACTTAATTAAAGAAGTTTTAAGTTTGATTTTATTAACTTTTATTTTCACCTATTTAGTAATGCGGTTAGTAAAATCAATTCAAAAACGAGTTAAAATATCCCCTAAGATTATTGTGGTGGTTACGTATTTATTGATTGTTTCTTTATTTTATTTTGCAGTGACACACTACGTACCAAAACTAATTTCTCAAACGGGACAAATGATTGAATCAGTTTACCATTTTTATGAAAAACCACATAATAATAGTGTGATTTTAGATTGGATCGGTCGAAATTTAGATAGTGCAGAAATAAAAGATCAAGTGAAATCGGGAATTGCATTGATCTTTAGTTATATTACAAGCATTGGCTCAATGAGTTTAACGTTCGTTTTATCTTTCATTTTAAGCTTTTTCTTTTCAGTAGAAGAAGAGCGTGTTGCGAGTTTTAGTAAGTTATTTTTCAAAAGTAAAATTGGGTGGTTTGCTAAGGACGTCGCTTATTTAGGTGGGAAATTTATTGATACTTTTGGAGTTGTGATTGAAGCGCAATTCTTAATTGCGATTGTGAATACAGTGATTACGATGATAGGGTTATACATTTTAGGCTTTCCTCAATTATTAACATTGGCGATTATGGTCTTTATTTTAAGTCTAATTCCAGTAGCTGGAGCCTTTATCTCTTGTATTCCTTTAAGTCTGATTGCCTATACAGTTGGTGGTTTCCAAGATGTGCTTTATGTCCTAGGTATGATTTGTATCGTGCACATGCTTGAATCCTATGTCTTAAATCCTAAATTAATGTCTTCAAAAACAGAGCTTCCTATTTTTTATACCTTTATTATTTTAATGTTTTCTGAACGATTCTTTGGAGTCTGGGGATTGATAGTTGGAATTCCAATTTTCATTTTCTTATTAGACTTACTGGATGTAAAAACGATTCGCCGTAAACTGACTAAAAAAGAAAGTTTCTGA
- a CDS encoding M15 family metallopeptidase yields MYKKVSIALLSLTILSGCHLSGTTSETTKDTSHSKEIAKDTATKTKKQEAPLPNVSSNDWNLILVNNDHPMEAIETPLKVLPNGLQIDERMETDYNAWMNAAKEAGFNMVLVSSYRSYDLQKQVYNQSISDNQSQGMSYEDAVAETKKYVAFPGSSEHQTALAIDIVDDEWLATGKGLIPEYDQTASQKWLVQTMKEYGFILRFPKHKEDLTKISYESWHFRYVGKENAAYIIDHDLSLEEYITKLQAAGK; encoded by the coding sequence ATGTACAAAAAAGTATCAATCGCGTTATTAAGTTTAACAATTCTAAGTGGATGTCACTTATCTGGAACAACTTCAGAAACTACTAAAGACACTTCCCATTCAAAAGAAATCGCCAAAGACACAGCAACAAAAACAAAGAAACAAGAAGCTCCTTTACCTAATGTTTCTTCAAATGATTGGAATTTAATTTTAGTCAACAACGACCACCCGATGGAAGCGATTGAAACACCGTTGAAGGTATTACCAAACGGGTTACAAATTGATGAACGCATGGAAACGGATTACAATGCTTGGATGAACGCAGCCAAAGAAGCTGGTTTTAATATGGTATTAGTTTCTAGCTATCGTTCATATGATTTACAAAAACAAGTATACAATCAATCCATTTCAGACAATCAAAGTCAAGGAATGAGTTACGAGGATGCTGTTGCTGAAACAAAAAAATATGTTGCTTTTCCTGGCTCAAGCGAACACCAAACGGCTTTAGCAATTGATATTGTTGACGATGAATGGTTGGCAACAGGAAAAGGATTGATTCCTGAATACGATCAAACAGCCTCTCAAAAATGGCTTGTTCAAACAATGAAAGAGTATGGCTTTATTTTAAGATTTCCTAAACACAAAGAAGATCTTACTAAAATCAGTTATGAATCTTGGCATTTTAGATATGTTGGAAAAGAAAATGCTGCCTACATTATAGATCATGATTTATCGTTAGAAGAATATATTACCAAACTGCAAGCTGCAGGAAAATAA
- a CDS encoding glycoside hydrolase family 73 protein, with the protein MVKKKNKFAFFGKKRTIFPSYIVAILFIVTLIFFGTLSLLSKVSPKEEATVEMSQEEQFIQKIASHAQVLYQQYQVLPSISISQAILESDWGTSELSTLNNNFYGIKGTDERNTVLMTTKEFENGQWIEINARFRKYEDWKESMEDHAKLFVNGTTWNADQYATVRAAKNYQEAAHALQASGYATDPDYPAKLIELIQQYKLDQYDQKEL; encoded by the coding sequence TTGGTAAAAAAGAAAAACAAATTTGCATTCTTTGGAAAGAAACGCACGATTTTCCCAAGTTATATCGTAGCCATCTTATTTATTGTGACCCTTATTTTTTTCGGCACTCTTTCTCTTCTTTCTAAGGTTTCGCCAAAAGAAGAAGCGACTGTTGAAATGAGCCAAGAAGAACAGTTTATTCAAAAAATCGCTAGTCATGCACAAGTTCTCTACCAACAATATCAAGTATTGCCTAGTATCAGTATTTCCCAGGCAATATTAGAGTCGGATTGGGGAACAAGTGAATTGTCAACGTTGAACAATAATTTCTACGGAATCAAAGGAACAGATGAACGCAATACGGTTCTAATGACTACAAAAGAATTTGAAAATGGACAATGGATTGAAATCAACGCACGTTTTAGAAAGTATGAAGACTGGAAAGAGTCCATGGAAGATCACGCAAAACTCTTTGTTAATGGAACAACTTGGAATGCAGATCAATATGCGACTGTTAGAGCTGCTAAAAATTATCAAGAAGCAGCCCATGCTTTGCAAGCCTCCGGATACGCAACAGATCCAGACTACCCAGCTAAATTAATCGAATTGATTCAACAGTACAAGCTTGATCAGTATGACCAAAAAGAACTTTAA
- a CDS encoding hydrolase: MQTKQEQNIPTITTDLRKDIITVPKSISQASGIRIFGKLIRSIIFTTDIAIICNNDADAVIAVYPFTPHPAIIQSITLAANIPVFSGVGGGLTHGKRSANISLFAEAQGSLGVVVNAPTPTSTIKEISDNIDIPIIGTIVSEFTDIKEKITAGISILNVSGGTQTAKMVKKIREDFPDIAIIATGGPTEASILETIEAGANAITYTPPSNGVLFSKKMEKYRDQEEAHYQE, from the coding sequence ATGCAAACTAAACAAGAACAAAACATTCCAACGATTACAACGGATTTACGAAAAGATATTATTACTGTTCCAAAGTCTATTAGTCAAGCTAGTGGTATTCGTATTTTTGGAAAATTGATTCGATCTATTATTTTTACAACAGATATCGCCATTATTTGCAACAATGATGCAGATGCAGTAATTGCTGTGTATCCTTTTACGCCTCATCCAGCAATTATTCAAAGTATTACTTTAGCAGCGAATATTCCTGTATTTTCAGGTGTTGGCGGTGGACTTACTCATGGAAAAAGATCGGCGAATATCAGTTTGTTTGCTGAAGCCCAAGGATCATTAGGAGTCGTAGTGAACGCGCCAACGCCTACAAGTACGATTAAAGAAATCAGCGACAATATCGATATTCCCATTATTGGAACCATCGTTTCAGAATTTACAGATATTAAAGAAAAAATTACTGCCGGTATCAGTATTTTAAATGTGAGTGGGGGTACCCAGACGGCTAAAATGGTAAAAAAAATCCGAGAAGACTTTCCTGATATCGCTATTATTGCTACAGGTGGACCAACGGAGGCCTCCATTCTTGAAACAATAGAAGCAGGAGCCAATGCCATCACTTATACACCACCATCAAATGGCGTTTTATTTAGTAAAAAAATGGAGAAATATCGTGATCAAGAAGAAGCTCATTATCAAGAATAG
- a CDS encoding putative heavy metal-binding protein yields MIITTTNSVENQTIKSYEGIVFGEVISGINMLKDMGAGLRNIFGGRSQGYENELLNARTEALKEMEERAKTMGSDAVIGVKMDYEVLGADNGMLMVTCSGTAVKSN; encoded by the coding sequence ATGATTATTACAACAACCAATTCAGTTGAAAATCAAACAATTAAAAGCTACGAAGGCATCGTATTTGGTGAAGTGATTTCAGGTATCAATATGCTAAAAGATATGGGGGCAGGCCTTCGCAATATTTTTGGCGGACGCTCACAAGGATATGAGAACGAATTGCTAAATGCTCGTACTGAAGCGTTGAAAGAAATGGAAGAACGAGCTAAAACAATGGGATCCGATGCTGTTATTGGAGTGAAGATGGATTACGAAGTATTAGGTGCTGATAACGGAATGTTGATGGTAACTTGTAGTGGTACAGCAGTTAAATCAAATTAA
- a CDS encoding penicillin-binding transpeptidase domain-containing protein translates to MGEFRSQEKKPTKLGLIIGAVVLVVAIIGGTSYYFWSNSHKDEKAANDAAKQFTTALKKQNFKKVSQLASPQSLKTVNYTKTSLTDKYTTIFDGIGASTIEINDLKVEPVKKNEEYKMSYTMKVTTSLGELKPEKHEAKLTKAGDAYLVDWDAHLIFSKMEATDKISVTTTTATRGEILDKNGEPLANLKKIPEAGIVPNDLGEGDAKTEAIKNISEKLSVPVETIEKKLNAGWVKPELLVPIKTMKAGDTPVIPGVQYTLKEMRNYPLNEAAAHLIGYVGEVSAEDIEKNKALNAGDIIGKSGLEAAKDKELRGKNGGRIVINDKDQNLKAVLQEVDKVEGQTISLTIDSKIQKQAYDQIQGQKGSAVMMNPTDGSLMALVSSPSYDANLMTSGISSAEYDQYANDKNLPFLARYASNYAPGSTFKTITAGIGLDAGITTPDKTHDISGLKWQKDSSWGDYFVTRVSDVPTVNMTQALVYSDNIYFAKEGLEMGKETFEKGLNKFIFGETLDLPIAMDPAQVANKKGLNSDILLADTAYGQGQLLMSPIQQAVSYTPFADNGQIMYPKLQSDQKTVESKQAITDKSATIVKDALIETVNSPQGTAHTLAIPGHQIAAKTGTAELKEKQDTKGDENAFLLAFDADNNNYLLVAMLEGGTSRDVISRMRPVLEGMY, encoded by the coding sequence GTGGGAGAGTTTCGTAGTCAAGAAAAAAAGCCAACTAAACTAGGATTGATTATTGGTGCAGTGGTTTTAGTTGTTGCTATCATTGGAGGAACAAGTTATTATTTTTGGAGTAATAGTCACAAAGATGAAAAGGCGGCGAATGATGCAGCGAAGCAATTTACGACTGCTTTAAAAAAGCAAAATTTTAAAAAGGTAAGTCAATTAGCATCTCCTCAGTCTCTAAAAACAGTCAATTATACAAAAACCAGTTTAACTGATAAATACACAACGATTTTTGATGGCATTGGAGCCAGCACTATTGAAATCAACGATTTAAAAGTTGAACCTGTTAAAAAAAATGAAGAATATAAAATGAGTTACACAATGAAAGTTACAACTAGTTTAGGTGAGTTGAAACCAGAAAAACACGAGGCTAAGCTGACGAAAGCAGGAGATGCTTATCTAGTAGATTGGGATGCCCATTTGATTTTTTCTAAAATGGAAGCAACGGATAAAATCAGTGTGACCACCACAACAGCGACTCGTGGAGAAATTCTTGATAAAAATGGAGAACCCTTAGCCAATCTTAAAAAAATTCCAGAAGCGGGTATCGTCCCCAATGATTTAGGGGAAGGCGATGCGAAAACCGAAGCAATTAAAAACATCAGTGAAAAACTGAGTGTGCCAGTTGAAACGATTGAAAAAAAATTAAATGCAGGTTGGGTAAAACCTGAATTATTAGTTCCAATCAAAACGATGAAAGCAGGGGATACACCGGTTATTCCAGGTGTTCAATATACCTTAAAAGAAATGCGCAATTACCCTCTTAATGAAGCTGCTGCGCATTTAATTGGTTATGTCGGGGAAGTTTCAGCAGAAGACATTGAAAAAAATAAAGCCTTAAATGCTGGAGATATTATTGGGAAGTCGGGATTAGAAGCAGCTAAAGATAAAGAATTACGTGGTAAAAATGGCGGGCGCATTGTTATCAACGACAAAGACCAAAATTTAAAAGCAGTTCTTCAAGAAGTGGATAAAGTCGAAGGTCAGACGATCAGCTTGACAATCGATAGTAAGATTCAAAAGCAAGCTTATGACCAAATTCAAGGTCAAAAGGGGTCAGCAGTAATGATGAATCCAACTGATGGTTCTTTAATGGCTTTAGTAAGCAGTCCATCTTATGATGCTAATTTAATGACAAGTGGCATTTCATCAGCAGAGTACGACCAATATGCAAATGACAAAAATTTACCATTCTTAGCTAGATACGCTAGTAATTATGCGCCAGGTTCGACGTTCAAAACAATTACTGCAGGAATTGGGTTAGATGCAGGAATCACTACACCAGATAAAACCCATGATATTAGCGGATTAAAATGGCAAAAAGACTCCTCTTGGGGGGATTATTTTGTCACCCGAGTAAGCGACGTGCCAACCGTTAACATGACACAAGCTCTTGTTTATTCTGATAATATTTATTTTGCCAAAGAAGGTTTAGAAATGGGCAAAGAAACCTTTGAAAAAGGATTAAACAAATTTATTTTTGGTGAAACGTTAGACTTGCCAATTGCGATGGATCCAGCACAAGTAGCCAATAAAAAAGGCCTTAATAGCGATATCTTATTGGCAGATACAGCTTACGGACAAGGTCAATTGCTAATGAGTCCGATTCAACAAGCTGTGTCCTACACGCCTTTTGCAGACAACGGTCAAATCATGTATCCAAAATTACAATCCGATCAAAAAACAGTTGAATCAAAACAAGCGATCACGGATAAATCTGCTACAATTGTAAAAGATGCGTTGATTGAAACAGTGAATTCACCGCAAGGAACCGCTCATACCTTAGCAATTCCAGGGCATCAAATTGCCGCTAAAACCGGAACCGCTGAATTAAAAGAAAAGCAAGACACTAAAGGAGACGAAAATGCGTTCTTACTAGCCTTTGACGCTGACAATAACAATTATTTATTAGTAGCGATGCTAGAAGGCGGAACGAGTCGAGATGTTATTTCAAGAATGCGTCCTGTTCTTGAAGGTATGTATTAA